One region of Chryseobacterium muglaense genomic DNA includes:
- a CDS encoding MFS transporter: protein MLALVMLINRAGSMVLPFLGVYMTAHLKFSIEHTGIVLSFFGIGSVIGSWLGGFITDKIGEYKVQYLSLLLSVPLFCLIPLFKTEVGVAAIILIQSIVSDSFRPANSVAITKYAKPENITRAFSLNRMAVNLGFSIGPALGGILSAISYEFLFFSNALAALLAGILYIVFFRKRNKLAKLRARKVKEAIEIKKENSPYRDGKFLVYCFFCMLFSICFFQLFSTLTIFYKDTAHLSQQNIGYLLGYSGFIVVLLEMGLVQVAEKYLSLARTMFLGTFICGLSYAMLGFDYSIITLVISMTLLSVGEIWALPFMSTITALRSGQNNKGAYMGLNGISFSIAFIVTPYLGTLIAEKLGFTVLWIGTGVLATIIAIAFYFIVPWMVNDKKETA from the coding sequence ATGCTAGCTTTGGTAATGCTCATCAACCGTGCGGGTTCGATGGTACTCCCGTTTTTGGGAGTTTATATGACTGCTCATTTAAAATTCAGCATAGAACATACAGGGATTGTGCTTAGCTTTTTCGGGATCGGTTCTGTGATCGGTTCTTGGTTAGGCGGATTTATCACCGATAAAATTGGAGAATACAAAGTGCAATACCTCAGTTTGTTACTGAGTGTTCCGTTGTTTTGTTTAATTCCGCTCTTTAAAACGGAAGTGGGGGTTGCCGCAATTATTTTGATTCAAAGTATTGTAAGTGATTCATTTCGTCCTGCAAACTCAGTGGCGATTACCAAGTATGCAAAACCCGAAAATATTACAAGAGCATTTTCATTAAACCGAATGGCAGTCAATTTAGGATTCTCTATCGGTCCTGCTTTAGGTGGAATTTTATCGGCTATTTCTTACGAATTTTTATTCTTTTCTAATGCTTTAGCAGCTCTATTAGCAGGAATTTTATACATTGTTTTCTTTCGCAAACGTAATAAACTTGCAAAACTAAGAGCTAGAAAAGTAAAAGAAGCAATTGAGATTAAGAAAGAAAACTCGCCTTATCGAGATGGTAAATTCTTGGTTTACTGTTTCTTCTGTATGCTATTTTCAATCTGTTTTTTCCAGTTATTCAGTACGTTGACGATATTTTACAAAGATACCGCTCATTTAAGTCAGCAAAATATTGGCTACTTATTAGGCTATAGTGGGTTTATCGTTGTGTTACTCGAAATGGGATTGGTTCAGGTTGCAGAAAAATATTTGAGCCTAGCTAGAACCATGTTTTTAGGAACCTTCATTTGTGGACTTTCTTATGCGATGTTAGGCTTCGATTACAGCATTATAACTTTAGTAATCTCAATGACTTTATTATCTGTTGGTGAGATTTGGGCACTGCCTTTTATGTCAACAATCACCGCTTTAAGGTCAGGACAAAATAACAAAGGAGCTTACATGGGACTGAATGGAATTTCCTTCTCAATCGCATTTATTGTAACTCCATATTTAGGAACTTTAATTGCCGAAAAATTAGGCTTTACCGTTTTGTGGATTGGTACCGGAGTTTTAGCAACCATCATAGCCATTGCATTCTACTTTATTGTTCCATGGATGGTTAACGACAAAAAAGAGACGGCTTAA
- a CDS encoding glutamine--tRNA ligase/YqeY domain fusion protein has protein sequence MEEEKKALNFIEQIIEDDLANGLKNDQLRFRFPPEPNGYLHVGHTKAICINFGLGEKYNAPVNLRFDDTNPEKEEQEFVDSIIKDVEWLGFKWDKILYTSDYFQQLYDWAVQLIKEGKAYVDEQPSELISEQRKNPAEPGIESPFRNRPVEESLDLFEKMKNGEFESGSMSLRAKIDMVSPNMNMRDPVMYRILNKPHHRTGTDWKIYPMYDWAHGESDYIEQISHSLCSLEFENHRPLYNWYLDQVYEEGKVKNKQREFARMNVSYMITSKRKLQRLIAENVVNGWDDPRMPTISGMRRKGFTATAIRNFIDKVGVAKRENLIEIQLLDFCVREDLNKVAKRVMAVVDPIKLIIENYPEGQEEWLITENNNEQEDAGTREIPFSRELYIEREDFKEEAGNKFFRLRLGGEVRLKSAYIIKGERVEKDENGEITTIYATYDEKSKSGSGTEESLRKVKGTIHWVSAQHAIPVEVRNYEKLFTVEQPDAEKDVDFLNFINPESVNTIQGFAEPSLKEVAVGEPLQFQRIGYFTKDQDSTDTNFVFNRTVTLKDSYKPE, from the coding sequence ATGGAAGAAGAAAAAAAAGCACTCAATTTTATTGAGCAAATTATCGAAGATGATTTGGCAAACGGCCTAAAAAATGATCAGCTCCGTTTCCGTTTTCCGCCTGAACCAAACGGTTATCTGCATGTAGGTCATACAAAAGCGATCTGCATCAACTTCGGTTTGGGTGAAAAATACAATGCTCCCGTAAACCTTCGTTTCGACGATACGAATCCTGAAAAAGAAGAGCAGGAATTCGTAGATTCTATTATAAAAGACGTTGAATGGTTAGGGTTTAAATGGGATAAGATTTTGTATACCTCCGATTACTTCCAGCAGCTTTACGATTGGGCAGTGCAGTTGATTAAAGAAGGAAAAGCTTATGTTGATGAGCAACCCTCTGAATTGATTTCTGAACAAAGAAAAAATCCAGCAGAACCGGGAATAGAATCTCCATTCAGAAATCGTCCTGTTGAAGAGTCTTTAGATTTATTTGAAAAGATGAAAAACGGTGAATTCGAAAGTGGTTCAATGTCTCTTCGTGCAAAGATTGACATGGTTTCGCCAAATATGAATATGCGTGATCCTGTGATGTACAGAATTTTAAATAAGCCTCACCACAGAACAGGTACAGACTGGAAAATTTATCCGATGTACGACTGGGCACATGGTGAATCTGACTATATCGAACAAATTTCACACTCACTGTGCTCTTTAGAGTTTGAAAACCACAGACCTCTTTACAATTGGTATTTAGACCAGGTTTATGAAGAAGGAAAGGTTAAAAACAAGCAAAGAGAATTTGCGAGAATGAACGTTTCTTACATGATTACTTCCAAAAGAAAACTGCAAAGGCTGATTGCTGAAAATGTAGTGAACGGCTGGGATGATCCAAGAATGCCTACGATTTCCGGAATGAGGAGAAAAGGCTTCACGGCTACTGCAATCAGAAACTTTATTGATAAAGTTGGGGTTGCTAAAAGAGAGAATTTAATTGAAATTCAGCTCTTAGATTTCTGTGTGCGTGAAGATTTAAATAAAGTTGCAAAACGTGTAATGGCGGTTGTTGACCCTATTAAATTAATCATAGAAAACTATCCTGAAGGTCAGGAAGAATGGCTGATTACTGAAAATAACAACGAGCAGGAAGATGCAGGAACAAGAGAAATTCCGTTCTCAAGAGAATTATATATTGAGCGTGAAGATTTCAAAGAAGAAGCAGGCAATAAATTCTTTAGATTAAGATTAGGCGGTGAAGTCCGTTTAAAATCTGCTTACATCATTAAAGGTGAAAGAGTAGAGAAGGATGAAAATGGTGAGATTACAACTATTTACGCTACTTATGACGAAAAATCGAAGTCCGGAAGCGGAACTGAGGAAAGTTTAAGAAAAGTAAAAGGTACCATTCACTGGGTTTCTGCGCAGCATGCAATTCCTGTGGAAGTAAGAAATTATGAGAAGTTATTTACTGTAGAACAGCCTGATGCTGAGAAAGATGTAGATTTCTTAAATTTCATTAATCCTGAATCTGTCAATACAATTCAAGGATTTGCTGAGCCTAGTTTGAAGGAGGTTGCTGTGGGTGAACCACTTCAATTCCAAAGGATTGGCTATTTTACTAAAGATCAGGATTCTACAGATACAAATTTTGTATTCAATAGAACGGTGACTTTAAAAGACTCTTATAAGCCAGAGTAA
- a CDS encoding o-succinylbenzoate synthase, whose amino-acid sequence MTAKYYKYLLKFKRPSGTSRGVLLEKETYILEVFEKDKKGVGECAIFRGLSYDDRPDYEEKLLWLCENIYQDSEFLKEELKEFPSIWFGYEQALLNLKHGENLYFPSEFTKGQSSMMINGLIWMGDVDFMEEQILEKLEQGFHCIKLKIGVDWKSEHEILQKLRQKFSKDTLELRVDANGGFSKNEAKIVLQQLSDLHIHSIEQPIKAGSWKDMADLCADTPTPIALDEELIGIIDFNEKKKLLDQIKPQYIILKPALVGGFSGCDEWISLVVQRNMGWWITSALESNIGLNAIAQYTFTKENQMPQGLGTGSLFTNNFESSLHLNGEQLFFKG is encoded by the coding sequence ATGACAGCAAAATATTACAAATATTTATTAAAATTCAAACGCCCGAGTGGAACATCTCGCGGCGTTTTGCTTGAAAAAGAAACCTATATTCTTGAAGTTTTTGAAAAAGATAAAAAAGGAGTAGGTGAGTGCGCCATTTTCAGAGGGTTAAGCTATGATGACCGGCCAGATTATGAAGAAAAACTACTGTGGCTTTGCGAAAACATTTATCAGGATTCTGAATTTTTAAAAGAAGAATTAAAAGAATTTCCATCGATTTGGTTCGGGTACGAACAAGCTTTGTTAAATTTGAAACACGGCGAGAATCTTTACTTTCCGAGTGAATTTACAAAAGGGCAAAGTTCCATGATGATTAACGGTTTAATCTGGATGGGCGATGTAGATTTTATGGAAGAACAGATTCTGGAAAAACTTGAACAAGGCTTTCATTGTATTAAATTAAAAATCGGTGTCGACTGGAAATCAGAACATGAGATTCTTCAGAAATTAAGACAAAAATTTTCTAAAGATACATTAGAATTGCGAGTTGATGCCAATGGCGGTTTTTCTAAAAATGAAGCAAAGATTGTGTTGCAACAACTTTCAGATTTACACATTCATTCTATCGAGCAACCCATAAAAGCTGGAAGTTGGAAGGATATGGCAGACTTGTGTGCAGATACCCCAACTCCAATTGCTCTTGACGAAGAATTGATAGGAATTATTGATTTTAATGAAAAGAAAAAACTTCTAGATCAAATAAAACCGCAATATATTATTTTGAAACCAGCTTTAGTAGGAGGGTTTTCAGGCTGTGATGAGTGGATATCTCTAGTTGTGCAGCGAAATATGGGATGGTGGATTACATCTGCTTTGGAAAGTAATATTGGGTTGAATGCAATTGCCCAATATACTTTTACAAAAGAAAATCAAATGCCTCAAGGTTTAGGAACCGGAAGCTTGTTTACTAATAATTTTGAAAGTAGCCTACATTTAAACGGAGAACAGCTCTTCTTTAAAGGTTAA
- the fbp gene encoding class 1 fructose-bisphosphatase has product MSDQPLQTLGEFLIDKQEDFQYSTGEFSRLLSAIRLASKVVNREVNKAGIVDITGAAGNQNIQGEEQQKLDVIANDIFITALSQREVVCGIASEENDDFIDIKCGENGHLSKYVVLIDPLDGSSNIDVNVSVGTIFSIYRRVTEPGTPVQLEDFLQKGINQIAAGYVIYGSSTMIVYTTGNGVNGFTLDPSLGTYYLSHPNMTFPRTGKIYSINEGNYIKFPQGVKNYLKYCQMEEGDRPYTSRYIGSLVADFHRNMLKGGIYIYPSYGQSPNGKLRLLYECNPMAFLAEQAGGKATDGFRRIMEVEPTELHQRIPFFAGSVDMVEKAEEFMRIDSVK; this is encoded by the coding sequence ATGTCAGATCAACCATTACAGACTTTAGGAGAATTTTTAATTGATAAACAGGAAGATTTTCAGTATTCCACTGGTGAGTTTTCGCGTCTTCTAAGTGCTATAAGGCTGGCATCCAAAGTCGTAAATAGAGAGGTAAATAAAGCTGGGATTGTAGATATCACTGGTGCAGCCGGAAATCAGAATATTCAGGGTGAAGAGCAGCAAAAGCTTGATGTAATTGCAAATGATATCTTTATCACTGCTCTTTCTCAAAGAGAAGTTGTTTGTGGAATCGCTTCAGAAGAAAATGACGATTTTATTGATATTAAATGTGGAGAAAACGGTCATTTAAGCAAATATGTAGTTCTAATCGATCCTTTAGACGGGTCTTCAAATATTGATGTGAATGTTTCTGTAGGAACTATTTTCTCAATTTACAGAAGAGTTACAGAGCCTGGAACTCCGGTACAGCTTGAAGATTTCTTGCAAAAAGGAATCAATCAGATTGCTGCAGGATATGTTATTTATGGATCTTCTACGATGATTGTTTATACAACAGGAAACGGTGTCAACGGATTTACTTTAGATCCTTCTCTGGGAACTTATTATCTTTCTCATCCTAATATGACATTCCCAAGAACGGGTAAGATTTATTCTATCAACGAGGGTAATTATATTAAATTTCCGCAGGGAGTTAAAAATTACCTGAAATATTGTCAGATGGAAGAAGGCGACCGTCCTTATACTTCTAGATATATTGGTTCATTAGTTGCAGATTTCCACAGAAATATGTTGAAAGGAGGAATTTATATCTATCCTTCATACGGGCAATCGCCTAACGGAAAATTAAGATTGTTATACGAATGTAATCCGATGGCATTTTTGGCTGAGCAGGCTGGTGGAAAGGCTACCGATGGTTTTAGAAGAATTATGGAGGTTGAGCCTACCGAGCTTCACCAAAGAATACCTTTCTTTGCAGGAAGTGTAGATATGGTAGAAAAAGCTGAAGAATTTATGCGAATCGACAGCGTAAAATAA
- a CDS encoding aspartate kinase: MKIFKFGGASVKDAESVKNVSMVLSSQGFEKCLLVISAMGKTTNELEKVVELYFKKDNYQTEIENIKQKHIEIAKGLFSDDHAVFAEINLFFDDIVSFLRRNKSPNYNFVYDQVVSCGEMISTKIVSEYLNDIQFINQWLDARDYIKTDDSYRDGNVNWQKTEEFISNLNPDICYVTQGFIGSDDNNFTVTLGREGSDYSGAIFAYCLNATAMTIWKDVPGVMTGDPRIFKDVTLLSNISYEEAIEMAYFGASVIHPKTLQPLQQKNIPFYVKSFVDPTKEGTKVGDSEKNQSEESYILKDNQTLLKISTRDFSFIAEDHMSLIFNHLAKYKIKVSLMQNSAISLALCLEDKFLKIEELNNELQKIFKTDVIKNVSLFTVRNAKMENIDKFYQEKSVLLEQISKNTLQMVTL, encoded by the coding sequence ATGAAAATTTTCAAGTTTGGAGGAGCATCAGTGAAAGATGCCGAAAGTGTAAAAAATGTATCTATGGTTCTTAGCAGCCAGGGTTTTGAAAAATGTCTACTTGTAATTTCAGCAATGGGTAAAACGACCAATGAGCTGGAAAAAGTAGTAGAGCTATATTTCAAAAAAGACAACTACCAAACCGAAATAGAGAATATAAAACAGAAACACATTGAAATAGCTAAGGGGCTTTTCTCGGACGATCATGCAGTTTTTGCAGAAATCAATTTGTTTTTTGATGATATTGTTTCTTTTTTAAGAAGAAATAAATCTCCCAACTACAATTTTGTCTACGATCAGGTTGTAAGCTGTGGAGAAATGATTTCCACTAAAATTGTAAGCGAATATCTGAATGACATACAATTTATCAATCAATGGCTTGATGCAAGAGATTATATAAAAACAGATGATTCTTACAGAGACGGTAATGTAAACTGGCAAAAAACAGAAGAATTCATCTCAAATTTAAATCCTGACATTTGCTATGTAACTCAAGGTTTCATCGGTTCTGATGACAATAATTTCACTGTAACCTTAGGAAGAGAAGGTTCAGATTACTCAGGAGCAATTTTTGCATATTGCCTTAATGCAACTGCAATGACCATCTGGAAAGACGTTCCTGGAGTAATGACCGGTGACCCAAGAATCTTCAAAGATGTTACACTTTTATCTAATATTTCTTACGAAGAAGCTATAGAAATGGCATATTTTGGAGCGAGTGTAATACACCCAAAAACATTACAGCCGCTTCAGCAAAAAAATATTCCTTTTTATGTAAAATCATTTGTAGACCCTACAAAAGAAGGAACTAAAGTAGGTGATTCTGAAAAAAATCAAAGTGAAGAATCTTATATTTTAAAAGACAATCAGACATTGCTTAAGATTTCTACCCGAGATTTCTCCTTCATCGCAGAAGATCACATGAGTTTAATTTTCAATCATTTAGCTAAATACAAAATCAAAGTTTCTTTGATGCAGAATTCTGCAATCTCTTTGGCGTTGTGTCTTGAGGATAAATTCCTTAAAATTGAAGAGCTGAATAATGAACTTCAGAAAATTTTTAAAACAGATGTCATAAAAAATGTATCTTTATTTACTGTAAGAAATGCAAAAATGGAGAACATCGATAAATTTTACCAAGAAAAAAGTGTATTATTGGAACAGATTTCTAAGAATACGCTTCAAATGGTAACACTATAA
- a CDS encoding lysophospholipid acyltransferase family protein, whose translation MSLISKNDLIKASGLHKIGFLKNPVASAVMSIAKINEVNRLYDKLKDKEGKDFFDSFVRERNLSYVAFAEDLAKIPKTGPFILVSNHPLGAIDGILMCKILSEVRPDFKVMGNFLLEKIKPMEPFVIAVNPFEGRKEVRNSATGMRETLKHLENGGCVGIFPAGEVSNKNNPYGEILDREWEKPALKLIKMAKVPVVPMYFHAKNSTLFYQVAKIHPNLQTIMLPSEMMNDREKPIRIRIGKPITVKVMDEMENIEELGEFLKRKVYMMKSYYEKRKSLAQAINLKNLYVKFPLLREENIVQNIIDETPKEDIIKDISKLRGTDKMLFSNGNYEIYFTPYEEIPSVMREIGRQRELTFRAVGEGSNLPFDLDEYDKHYHHLFLWDNAAEKLAGAYRMALGKDVMKKFGIKGFYTSSLFEFEQDIHPFFKKVIEMGRAYICEEYQQKPLPLFLLWRGIVHVCLRNPDHKFLMGGVSISNKFSEFSKSLMIEFMRSNYYDSAVAQYITPRNDFKVKLRDRDKHLFLDEMESDLNKLDKIIDDLEPELRMPVLIKKYIKQNAKVIAFNVDPNFNDAIDGLMYIRISDLPESTIKPVLEEMSEQIRKEQENNQTDNQ comes from the coding sequence ATGAGCTTAATATCGAAAAATGATTTAATCAAGGCTTCCGGCTTGCATAAAATAGGATTTCTAAAGAATCCTGTGGCATCTGCTGTTATGAGCATTGCAAAAATAAATGAAGTCAACAGACTTTATGATAAGCTGAAAGACAAAGAGGGTAAAGATTTTTTCGATTCTTTCGTGAGAGAGAGAAACTTGAGCTATGTTGCTTTTGCAGAAGACTTAGCGAAAATACCCAAAACGGGGCCTTTTATATTAGTTTCTAATCATCCACTTGGTGCTATTGATGGTATTTTGATGTGCAAAATTCTTTCAGAAGTACGACCTGATTTTAAGGTAATGGGAAATTTTCTTTTAGAAAAAATAAAACCCATGGAACCGTTTGTGATTGCCGTAAACCCTTTTGAAGGGAGGAAGGAAGTACGAAACAGTGCAACCGGAATGCGCGAAACGCTAAAACATCTTGAAAATGGTGGCTGCGTAGGAATTTTCCCAGCAGGAGAAGTTTCAAATAAAAACAATCCTTACGGAGAAATTCTGGATAGAGAATGGGAAAAACCAGCTTTAAAGCTGATAAAAATGGCAAAAGTACCAGTTGTCCCTATGTATTTTCATGCCAAAAACAGCACTCTTTTTTATCAGGTAGCCAAGATTCATCCGAATCTACAAACCATCATGCTTCCTTCGGAAATGATGAATGACCGCGAAAAGCCAATCCGCATCAGAATAGGAAAACCTATTACAGTAAAGGTGATGGATGAGATGGAAAATATTGAAGAATTGGGAGAATTTCTGAAACGTAAGGTTTATATGATGAAATCTTATTATGAAAAAAGAAAATCTCTAGCTCAAGCTATTAATCTCAAAAATTTATATGTAAAATTCCCCTTATTAAGAGAGGAAAACATTGTTCAGAATATCATTGACGAAACTCCGAAGGAAGATATTATAAAAGACATCTCTAAGCTTCGTGGAACCGACAAAATGCTATTTAGTAACGGTAATTACGAAATTTATTTTACACCTTACGAAGAAATCCCTTCGGTAATGAGGGAAATTGGGAGGCAAAGAGAGCTTACTTTCCGTGCCGTGGGCGAAGGTAGTAATCTTCCGTTTGACCTTGATGAATATGACAAACATTATCATCACTTATTTCTGTGGGACAATGCTGCAGAAAAATTAGCCGGTGCTTATAGAATGGCTCTAGGTAAAGATGTGATGAAAAAATTCGGAATTAAAGGGTTTTACACAAGTTCTCTTTTTGAGTTTGAACAAGACATTCATCCGTTTTTCAAAAAAGTAATTGAGATGGGTCGTGCTTATATCTGTGAAGAATATCAGCAAAAACCTCTTCCCTTATTCCTTTTATGGCGCGGAATTGTACATGTTTGCTTAAGAAATCCAGATCATAAATTCTTGATGGGAGGCGTAAGTATTTCTAATAAATTTTCAGAATTTTCGAAATCTTTGATGATCGAGTTTATGCGTTCTAATTATTACGATTCTGCTGTAGCTCAATACATTACTCCACGTAATGACTTTAAGGTAAAACTTAGAGACCGTGATAAACATCTTTTTCTGGATGAAATGGAATCTGATTTAAACAAATTAGATAAAATCATTGATGATCTTGAACCTGAATTGAGAATGCCGGTTTTAATAAAAAAATACATCAAGCAAAATGCAAAAGTTATTGCCTTTAATGTAGATCCTAACTTTAATGACGCTATTGATGGATTGATGTATATCAGAATTAGCGATCTTCCCGAAAGTACGATTAAACCTGTTTTGGAAGAAATGAGTGAGCAAATAAGAAAAGAGCAAGAAAATAATCAAACTGATAATCAGTAG
- a CDS encoding thioredoxin family protein: MKKIISGLFIFITIFILAQDEIKFQDIPFKDLVAKAKKENKLVFIDAYASWCGPCKMMEKNIFTKKSVGDFYNKNFVNARIDMEKGEGREIAQKFGVRSYPTYLFLNGDGELVSQNYGYMEEGLFLAMAQEINSPNNKKGSLKERFANGEKDKDFLINIMKLTSSSDYEFAKKASERYFENKKSNEEFTKDDAGLLFYFLKSSEDSNYKTFAARKTEILKFLPEENYNEFNNQLVLGKVVQESIDSKNKKINDAYFMKIAEPLVGKEAAMTKLNQTKLAYYEQNANFPEYEKAALDYYKHSDSFEPNELLKAAWIFSDHIKTISSLKKAAEWAEKSVMRNETSENTYILAKIYFSLGNKDQAKNFAEMSKNIATQSGKDANLAQTLLNQIK; this comes from the coding sequence ATGAAAAAGATTATCTCCGGATTATTTATTTTTATCACTATTTTTATTTTAGCTCAAGACGAAATTAAATTCCAGGACATCCCTTTCAAGGATCTTGTTGCTAAGGCAAAAAAAGAAAATAAACTTGTATTCATCGATGCATACGCCTCTTGGTGCGGACCATGTAAAATGATGGAAAAAAATATTTTCACCAAAAAATCTGTCGGTGATTTTTACAATAAAAACTTTGTAAACGCAAGAATCGACATGGAAAAAGGCGAAGGACGAGAAATTGCTCAAAAATTCGGCGTACGCTCTTACCCCACTTACTTGTTTTTGAATGGTGATGGCGAATTGGTTTCGCAGAACTACGGCTATATGGAAGAAGGTTTATTTTTGGCAATGGCACAAGAAATAAACTCTCCCAATAACAAAAAAGGTTCTTTGAAAGAACGTTTTGCTAATGGAGAAAAAGACAAAGATTTTTTGATTAATATTATGAAGCTCACTTCAAGTTCAGATTACGAATTTGCTAAAAAAGCTTCCGAAAGATATTTTGAAAACAAAAAAAGCAACGAAGAATTCACAAAAGACGATGCCGGACTTTTATTTTACTTTCTAAAATCATCAGAAGACTCGAATTATAAAACTTTTGCTGCCAGAAAAACTGAAATCTTAAAGTTTTTACCTGAAGAAAATTACAATGAATTTAATAATCAACTTGTGTTAGGTAAAGTGGTTCAAGAATCTATTGATAGTAAAAATAAAAAAATCAATGATGCGTATTTTATGAAAATCGCAGAACCATTAGTTGGAAAAGAAGCTGCTATGACAAAACTTAATCAGACCAAACTAGCATACTACGAACAAAATGCCAATTTTCCAGAATACGAAAAAGCAGCTTTAGATTACTACAAACATTCAGATTCATTTGAACCGAATGAGCTATTAAAAGCAGCTTGGATATTCTCAGACCATATCAAGACCATATCTTCTTTGAAGAAAGCCGCAGAATGGGCTGAAAAATCTGTTATGCGTAATGAAACTTCGGAGAACACTTATATTTTAGCTAAAATTTATTTTAGTTTAGGAAATAAAGATCAAGCTAAAAACTTTGCCGAAATGTCTAAAAATATTGCCACACAATCTGGCAAAGATGCTAATTTGGCTCAGACATTGCTAAATCAAATTAAATAA
- a CDS encoding DUF3575 domain-containing protein, producing the protein MKYKIFIAVLGLFSGMNINAQENQKQEINQESEKKLYVKGNALLIPIGVINAGLEYQLNSKFTLQGDVLISPWKSFAGHEAQIYMGTIEGRYYFNEAFKGWHVGANISMGAYIVQKPTYWNDDIYVDVQIGIPSNYINSQLYQKGYSILFGIEGGYQFKLAENWNMDIFAGIGSSQDFYKGYVRGSGERYDSADGYNRSGEILPYRGGVMISYRLK; encoded by the coding sequence TTGAAGTACAAAATTTTTATCGCAGTTTTAGGTCTATTTTCAGGAATGAATATTAATGCACAGGAGAATCAGAAACAGGAAATTAACCAAGAATCTGAGAAAAAACTTTATGTAAAAGGAAATGCATTACTCATTCCTATTGGCGTAATCAACGCAGGATTAGAATACCAACTCAACAGTAAATTTACTTTGCAAGGTGATGTTTTGATATCTCCTTGGAAGTCTTTTGCAGGACACGAAGCACAGATTTATATGGGAACTATTGAAGGAAGATATTATTTTAACGAAGCTTTCAAAGGATGGCACGTAGGAGCTAACATATCTATGGGAGCTTATATTGTACAAAAACCAACCTACTGGAATGATGACATTTATGTAGATGTACAGATAGGGATTCCTAGTAATTACATCAATTCTCAACTTTATCAAAAAGGTTATTCCATTTTATTTGGTATTGAAGGAGGATATCAATTTAAATTAGCTGAAAATTGGAATATGGATATTTTTGCTGGAATAGGAAGTTCTCAGGATTTCTATAAAGGATATGTACGAGGTAGTGGAGAAAGATACGACAGCGCAGATGGCTACAACAGAAGTGGTGAAATATTGCCTTACAGAGGAGGCGTAATGATTTCTTATAGATTAAAATAA
- a CDS encoding DUF417 family protein produces MERFLELFVSSQSRFINLMRIAIFIVMAWIGGLKAFPYEADGIVPFVINSPFMSFFYQNSGNTVINEKGKDVAEYTLYKNPEGKTVQKNADWHTQNNTYVFSYGLGSVIITLGILVLLGIWFPKIGFWGGFLTAGMSLVTLSFLITTPEVYVPNLGGDFPTPHFGFPYLSGAGRLVIKDIIMLAGGLIVASEAAKRILKKA; encoded by the coding sequence ATGGAAAGATTTCTTGAATTATTTGTAAGCTCTCAAAGCAGATTTATCAACCTTATGCGTATTGCTATTTTTATAGTAATGGCTTGGATTGGTGGTTTAAAAGCATTCCCTTATGAGGCAGACGGAATTGTTCCATTTGTCATTAATAGCCCTTTTATGAGCTTCTTTTATCAGAATAGTGGCAATACCGTTATTAATGAGAAAGGGAAAGATGTTGCAGAATACACACTTTATAAAAACCCGGAAGGTAAAACGGTTCAGAAGAATGCAGACTGGCACACGCAAAACAATACCTATGTTTTTTCTTACGGATTAGGATCGGTTATTATTACACTTGGGATTTTAGTATTATTAGGTATTTGGTTTCCTAAAATTGGTTTTTGGGGTGGTTTTTTAACGGCTGGAATGTCATTAGTTACCCTTTCGTTCCTTATTACAACACCAGAAGTTTACGTACCTAATCTGGGTGGAGATTTTCCAACACCACATTTTGGTTTCCCTTATTTATCAGGAGCCGGAAGATTAGTGATAAAAGATATTATCATGTTGGCAGGAGGCCTTATAGTTGCTTCTGAAGCCGCAAAAAGAATTCTAAAAAAAGCATAA